From the genome of Methylocystis bryophila, one region includes:
- a CDS encoding efflux RND transporter periplasmic adaptor subunit: MSAADDASAAAGHSGPAAPWRRYSKAQLFGMAALLLLFGALIRGAWTHYQQHNQAVADAEKRRSFVPMVQVATVKESEAVTHTTWPGTILGYTQASIFARATGYISTRNVDIGSKVRAGDVLAVIAAPDLDQQLAQARGQLVQMQAAVEQAKATAELGRVTTSRSSKLVSADSVSRQQADNDRLTYASEKAALAVAEANVVAQQAAVDRLVQLVGFEKVTAPFDGTVTARFIDVGALVQADSNSGTSLFTMIHSNVIRVQTYIPQDQASGLTPGVEGVVRVPEMARRGFPGKVTRVAGALAPGTRTLLAEIDVPNPNDVLPAGTYCTVELRIPRKTPSLIVPAGAIIFNQNGLLAAVVENGVAHMRKITILRDFGTEVEVSEGVKAGEQVIVRPPVDLQDGARVEIRAPPPGASP, from the coding sequence ATGAGCGCTGCTGATGACGCGTCGGCGGCGGCGGGCCATTCGGGTCCCGCGGCGCCTTGGCGGCGGTACTCCAAGGCGCAGCTCTTCGGCATGGCGGCGCTCCTGCTGCTGTTCGGCGCGCTCATCCGCGGCGCATGGACGCACTATCAGCAGCACAACCAGGCCGTCGCGGATGCGGAGAAGCGCCGCAGCTTCGTCCCCATGGTTCAGGTCGCAACCGTCAAGGAAAGCGAGGCTGTGACGCATACGACATGGCCCGGCACCATCCTCGGATACACGCAGGCGAGCATCTTCGCGCGCGCGACGGGCTACATCAGCACACGCAATGTCGATATCGGCAGCAAGGTGCGCGCAGGGGACGTGCTCGCCGTCATTGCGGCGCCCGATCTCGACCAGCAGCTGGCCCAGGCGAGAGGTCAGCTTGTTCAGATGCAGGCGGCGGTCGAGCAAGCCAAGGCGACGGCGGAGCTGGGCCGGGTCACCACCTCGCGCAGTTCGAAGCTCGTCTCTGCGGACTCGGTCAGCAGGCAGCAAGCCGACAACGATCGCTTGACCTATGCTTCGGAGAAGGCGGCACTCGCGGTGGCAGAGGCGAATGTCGTGGCGCAGCAGGCGGCGGTCGACCGCCTCGTGCAACTGGTCGGCTTCGAGAAGGTCACGGCGCCCTTCGACGGCACGGTCACCGCGCGCTTCATCGACGTCGGGGCGCTCGTTCAGGCCGATTCCAACAGCGGGACATCCCTGTTCACGATGATTCACAGCAATGTGATCCGCGTCCAGACCTATATTCCGCAGGATCAGGCCTCCGGCCTGACGCCCGGGGTGGAGGGCGTCGTCCGCGTGCCCGAAATGGCTCGACGCGGATTTCCCGGCAAGGTGACGAGAGTGGCGGGGGCGCTGGCGCCCGGCACGCGCACGCTCCTCGCCGAAATCGACGTCCCCAACCCCAACGACGTCTTGCCGGCCGGAACCTATTGCACCGTAGAGCTGCGCATTCCGCGCAAGACGCCTTCTCTCATCGTTCCGGCTGGCGCGATCATCTTCAACCAGAACGGACTGCTGGCGGCGGTCGTCGAGAATGGCGTCGCCCACATGCGCAAGATAACGATCCTGCGGGACTTCGGCACGGAAGTCGAGGTTTCCGAAGGCGTGAAGGCCGGCGAGCAGGTCATCGTGCGTCCCCCTGTCGATCTCCAAGACGGCGCCCGCGTGGAGATTCGCGCGCCGCCGCCGGGGGCCTCTCCGTGA
- a CDS encoding efflux RND transporter permease subunit, whose protein sequence is MWIVRFALRFPHTFYVLAMLILFLGVTAILAMPTDIFPEINIPVVSVIWQYTGLSTPEMEQRVTTYSEYSISSNVNGIKNMEGQTLNGISVQKIFFQPDVSLDLAISEIVAATNSIRALMPPGIEPPWIVEYNASSVPVLQISLSSSTLSEQQLYDYGIYRLRQLLAPIHGVTLPTPSGGKYRQIMVDINPEKLLAKGLTPLDIVNSVNSQALTLPAGTAKIGDRDYNVRTNALPITIDALNNIPVKYADGATVFVKDVAQVRDGSAVQQNVVRENGRRSVLISVIKNGNASTVEVVRRVKEALVVARKSAPPGLEIKELFDQSVFVTDSVTGVVREGVIAAGLTALMILLFLGSWRSTLIVMISIPLAILSALVVLHLLGGTLNTMTLGGLALAVGVLVDDSTVTIENTHRLLTEEKKPLPEATLHGAAEIAVPTLVSTLAISCVFTSVVFLQGPPKYLFTPLGEAVVFAMLASYGLSRTLTPVTIGLLLQGEHHGDEKGEGKGPGRMGWFARFHQAFEERFERFRAAYVELLHLILNRRFLAPIAAVVVLALGGVMFAFVGRDFFPPIDAGQIVLHVRAPPATRIEVTEQIFQAVENKIREVIPEKDLELIVDNIGLPARLYNLAFSDGTTIGVNDGVIQVALKEDHAPTAEYVRRLREELRAAFPENIFYFQAADMVTQILNFGIPAQIDLRTIGYDRVKNLRIAREMQRKLAEIPGIADAHIQQEVDAPQFFVDIDRARAIQFGLTATQVANNLNVSLASSVQVSPNFWTDPSSGIPYYFAVQTPQYLVDSMNALVNTPISTATAPTGDPIPAMLSTVASIRRNSVATNANHSNIQPVYDIYANVQSRDLGGVAASLNGVIAEFEKQLSPGNSIEIAGQIPSMKDAFGNMTTGLIFAAVFVYMLMVLNYQTFGDPLVVILALPATFCGIVTMLFVTGTTLSVPSLMGAIMAVGVASANSILLVTFAREQQLAGMSAFDAAIAAGRTRMRPVLMTATAMIVGMTPMAIGGPGEEQNAALARAVIGGLLFATPTTLLFVPYLFAVLRKGNDGKKTHGVFAEEI, encoded by the coding sequence ATGTGGATCGTCCGCTTCGCCTTGAGGTTTCCGCACACCTTCTATGTGCTGGCCATGCTCATTCTTTTTCTCGGCGTGACCGCGATCCTCGCCATGCCGACGGACATTTTTCCCGAGATCAACATTCCCGTCGTCTCCGTCATTTGGCAGTATACCGGCCTCAGCACCCCGGAAATGGAGCAGCGCGTTACGACCTACAGCGAATATTCCATAAGCTCGAACGTGAATGGCATTAAGAATATGGAGGGTCAAACGCTGAACGGTATCTCCGTTCAGAAGATCTTCTTTCAGCCGGATGTAAGCCTAGACCTGGCGATTTCCGAGATCGTGGCGGCCACCAATTCGATCCGAGCGCTCATGCCGCCGGGAATCGAGCCGCCGTGGATCGTGGAATACAACGCCTCGAGCGTGCCCGTGCTTCAGATCAGCCTGAGCTCGTCGACCTTGAGCGAGCAACAGCTCTATGATTACGGCATTTATCGACTGCGCCAGCTTCTCGCGCCCATTCACGGCGTCACGCTGCCCACGCCTTCCGGAGGCAAATACCGGCAGATCATGGTCGACATCAACCCCGAGAAGCTTTTGGCCAAGGGGCTGACGCCGCTCGACATCGTGAACTCGGTCAATTCCCAGGCGCTGACGCTGCCCGCCGGCACGGCGAAGATCGGAGACAGGGACTACAACGTCCGGACCAACGCCCTGCCGATCACCATCGACGCGCTCAATAATATCCCGGTGAAATATGCGGACGGCGCGACCGTTTTCGTCAAGGACGTGGCGCAGGTTCGCGACGGATCCGCGGTGCAGCAGAACGTCGTCCGGGAGAACGGCCGCCGCTCGGTTTTGATCAGCGTCATCAAGAACGGAAACGCCTCCACGGTCGAGGTCGTGAGGCGCGTCAAAGAAGCGCTCGTCGTCGCGCGTAAATCCGCGCCGCCGGGCCTCGAGATCAAGGAGCTATTCGACCAGTCGGTGTTCGTCACCGACTCGGTGACGGGCGTCGTCCGCGAAGGCGTCATCGCGGCCGGTCTGACGGCGCTGATGATCCTTCTGTTCCTCGGCTCATGGCGATCCACCCTTATCGTCATGATTTCGATTCCGCTCGCGATACTGAGCGCGCTCGTCGTTCTTCACCTTTTGGGCGGCACGCTCAACACCATGACTCTCGGCGGGCTGGCGCTCGCGGTCGGCGTCCTCGTCGACGATTCGACGGTGACGATCGAGAATACGCACCGTCTCTTGACGGAGGAGAAGAAGCCTCTGCCCGAGGCGACGCTGCATGGAGCGGCCGAGATCGCCGTCCCGACGCTTGTTTCGACGCTCGCCATCAGCTGCGTCTTCACGTCGGTGGTCTTTCTCCAAGGTCCGCCCAAATATCTCTTTACGCCGCTCGGCGAGGCGGTCGTGTTCGCCATGCTCGCGTCCTATGGTCTCTCTCGCACTCTGACGCCCGTCACGATTGGCCTGCTTCTGCAGGGCGAGCATCACGGTGATGAGAAAGGAGAGGGCAAGGGTCCCGGCCGGATGGGTTGGTTCGCCCGCTTCCACCAAGCTTTCGAGGAACGCTTCGAGAGGTTCCGCGCAGCCTATGTCGAATTGCTGCATCTCATTCTCAATCGCAGATTTCTCGCGCCGATCGCGGCGGTCGTCGTGCTTGCGCTCGGCGGGGTCATGTTTGCCTTTGTCGGCCGCGATTTTTTTCCTCCGATCGACGCCGGGCAGATCGTGCTGCACGTGCGTGCGCCGCCGGCCACCCGCATCGAGGTGACGGAGCAGATCTTTCAGGCGGTCGAGAATAAAATTCGAGAGGTGATCCCGGAGAAGGATCTCGAGCTCATCGTAGACAATATCGGGCTCCCGGCGCGCCTCTATAACCTCGCCTTCTCGGATGGGACGACGATCGGCGTCAATGACGGCGTCATCCAGGTCGCGCTGAAAGAGGATCACGCCCCAACGGCCGAATATGTCCGCCGACTGCGCGAGGAGCTGCGGGCCGCTTTCCCTGAAAACATTTTCTATTTTCAGGCCGCGGACATGGTCACGCAGATTCTCAATTTCGGCATACCGGCGCAGATAGATCTGCGCACGATCGGCTATGACCGCGTGAAAAATCTGCGCATCGCGCGCGAGATGCAGCGCAAGCTCGCCGAAATCCCGGGGATCGCGGACGCCCATATTCAGCAGGAGGTCGACGCTCCGCAGTTTTTCGTCGATATCGACCGCGCCCGCGCCATTCAATTCGGGCTGACCGCGACGCAAGTCGCGAACAACCTCAATGTCAGTCTGGCCTCTTCGGTGCAGGTGTCGCCGAATTTCTGGACGGATCCGAGCTCGGGAATTCCCTATTACTTTGCCGTGCAGACGCCGCAATATCTCGTGGATTCGATGAATGCGCTGGTGAACACGCCCATCTCCACGGCGACGGCGCCCACCGGCGACCCCATTCCTGCGATGCTGAGCACCGTCGCGAGCATCAGACGGAATTCGGTCGCGACCAACGCCAATCACTCCAACATCCAGCCCGTCTACGACATCTACGCCAATGTGCAGTCGCGCGACCTCGGCGGCGTGGCCGCGAGCCTCAACGGCGTGATCGCAGAGTTCGAGAAGCAGCTCTCGCCGGGCAATTCGATCGAGATCGCCGGCCAGATTCCGAGCATGAAGGACGCCTTCGGCAATATGACGACCGGCCTCATCTTCGCCGCGGTCTTCGTTTACATGCTCATGGTGCTGAACTACCAAACCTTCGGCGATCCACTCGTCGTCATACTTGCGCTGCCGGCGACTTTTTGCGGCATTGTGACGATGCTTTTCGTGACCGGCACAACTCTGAGCGTGCCCTCGCTGATGGGGGCCATCATGGCGGTCGGCGTCGCTTCGGCCAATTCGATTCTGCTCGTCACCTTTGCCCGGGAACAACAGCTCGCGGGGATGTCGGCCTTCGACGCTGCGATCGCCGCGGGGCGGACTCGTATGAGGCCCGTGCTGATGACGGCGACGGCGATGATCGTCGGCATGACGCCGATGGCGATCGGCGGTCCCGGCGAGGAGCAGAACGCCGCCCTGGCGCGCGCGGTCATCGGGGGGCTCCTTTTCGCGACGCCGACGACGCTGCTCTTCGTCCCTTACCTTTTCGCCGTCTTGCGCAAGGGCAATGACGGCAAGAAAACGCATGGCGTCTTCGCGGAGGAAATTTGA
- the smbP gene encoding small metal-binding protein SmbP, with protein sequence MKHWFLVFLICMATSALAAPNQPRAGRLESAILDTEEAFKRGKDGDGKALATHADAALRNAEAAAKMKADDFEVRKAITLLKLAAYHGRHRQLDVAVRQAEDALSQLHAALSGASPSLPAASGGGDHAEARAAARSEGPIRAGEQTSTAAGETAQKGGPLLHQEFLPWEGNLSSDQIWRIAGVWTGTGNNVLDPALASLMSVHNGQPGGFLSLSVKANALRGSEIQTLPSYGYGYYETRMKVTDVPGVCASFFWVEAPKYGPREWDVEFLTNEPWISSANSGKVHLFIHPANIEYIVELPFNPSHDFHRYGFLWTAQSIAFTVDGQIVHRFSDSSLNTNAKGFIMMNTWTGKADWGGGPPTSDATSYYDWVKFWPGVDSPQE encoded by the coding sequence ATGAAACATTGGTTTCTCGTTTTCCTTATCTGCATGGCGACGAGCGCTCTCGCCGCTCCGAACCAGCCGCGGGCAGGTCGCCTGGAGTCAGCGATCCTCGACACCGAAGAAGCTTTCAAGCGCGGCAAGGACGGCGACGGAAAAGCGCTCGCGACCCATGCCGACGCCGCTCTGCGGAATGCGGAGGCGGCGGCGAAGATGAAAGCTGACGATTTCGAGGTGAGGAAAGCCATCACGCTTCTCAAGCTCGCGGCCTATCACGGGCGACACCGCCAACTCGACGTCGCTGTTCGGCAAGCCGAGGACGCGCTGTCGCAGCTCCATGCGGCGTTAAGCGGCGCAAGCCCATCCCTTCCGGCCGCGAGCGGAGGCGGAGATCATGCAGAGGCGCGAGCCGCGGCTCGAAGCGAAGGCCCGATCCGAGCTGGAGAGCAGACCTCGACCGCCGCGGGCGAAACCGCTCAGAAGGGCGGACCGCTCTTGCATCAGGAATTTCTGCCTTGGGAGGGAAATCTCTCTTCCGACCAAATTTGGCGTATCGCAGGCGTTTGGACGGGAACGGGAAACAATGTCCTCGATCCGGCGTTGGCGTCTCTCATGTCCGTGCACAACGGGCAACCGGGCGGCTTCTTATCGCTCAGCGTGAAAGCCAACGCCTTGCGCGGGTCCGAAATTCAGACTTTGCCGTCCTATGGCTATGGCTATTACGAGACGAGAATGAAAGTGACGGACGTTCCCGGGGTCTGCGCCTCATTCTTTTGGGTCGAAGCGCCAAAATATGGCCCGCGCGAATGGGACGTGGAATTCTTGACGAACGAGCCTTGGATCTCCTCCGCGAACAGCGGAAAGGTTCACCTCTTCATTCATCCTGCGAATATCGAATATATCGTCGAGCTGCCCTTCAATCCGTCGCATGATTTTCATCGATACGGATTTCTTTGGACCGCTCAAAGCATCGCCTTTACGGTCGATGGCCAAATCGTCCACAGATTTTCGGACTCCTCATTGAACACGAACGCCAAGGGTTTCATCATGATGAACACCTGGACAGGCAAGGCGGATTGGGGCGGAGGGCCGCCCACGTCCGATGCGACAAGCTATTATGATTGGGTGAAGTTCTGGCCCGGCGTCGACTCGCCGCAGGAGTAA
- a CDS encoding sensor histidine kinase, with product MLLRVGDTQHVLIAVVLIGYLAVLLLGAFNYEKELKTLIATQIASEQKASASAKNLGAMADVTAALAHELSQPLSAATAHVQTAERLSRVPAEERSLPIEVPLRDAVTQLDNLRQVIAHLRNSIEGRLPEKQLLHLHKVIRSVLETNQHRCEQLNIEIEASLTAQNDAVVANPVQMRQLFSNLISNAFDAMENSAERRLTISSSAVEDNAIRIDVADSGVGISPAVKTKLFEPLVTTKAQGLGVGLSIIHSIVKEHRGQIWIEPNPGGGAVFALILPVTSLDERDEAV from the coding sequence GTGCTTCTTCGTGTTGGCGACACTCAACATGTGTTGATCGCGGTCGTCTTGATCGGTTACTTGGCCGTGCTGCTCCTCGGCGCTTTCAACTACGAAAAGGAGCTGAAGACTTTGATCGCGACGCAAATCGCAAGCGAGCAAAAGGCGAGCGCGAGCGCGAAGAACTTAGGCGCCATGGCCGATGTGACGGCGGCGCTGGCTCACGAGTTGAGCCAACCTCTGTCCGCAGCGACGGCGCATGTCCAGACTGCCGAGCGTCTGTCGCGCGTCCCAGCGGAGGAGCGATCACTGCCGATCGAGGTCCCGCTACGAGACGCGGTGACGCAACTCGACAATCTGCGCCAGGTGATTGCGCACCTGCGGAATTCGATTGAAGGGCGCCTCCCCGAAAAGCAGTTGTTGCACCTGCACAAGGTGATCCGCAGCGTGCTCGAGACCAATCAACATCGGTGTGAACAATTAAATATCGAGATTGAAGCCAGCCTCACGGCTCAGAACGACGCTGTCGTAGCGAACCCCGTGCAGATGCGGCAGCTCTTCTCCAATCTGATCTCGAACGCATTCGACGCCATGGAAAACTCTGCCGAACGAAGGCTCACGATCTCATCTAGCGCCGTCGAGGACAATGCGATCCGAATCGATGTCGCCGACTCGGGCGTGGGCATCTCACCGGCGGTCAAAACCAAACTGTTTGAACCTTTGGTCACGACAAAGGCCCAAGGACTCGGCGTCGGTCTCTCGATCATCCATTCGATCGTCAAGGAACATCGCGGGCAAATTTGGATTGAACCCAATCCTGGAGGCGGCGCCGTCTTTGCGTTGATCCTGCCGGTTACAAGCCTCGACGAGCGTGACGAAGCGGTTTGA
- a CDS encoding SAM-dependent methyltransferase, with amino-acid sequence MGGLLRKFLTQFIKFGDLEVETASGRKFRVGDGTGPSVAVSFRDAGAELRLLLDPESAFGDLFTDGRLVVTRGSIFDALMIGTRNVNVAQPPKWLVAVQRFRSAARLFVQRNTPAIAKRNAESHYDIDGRIYDLFLDADKQYSCAYFEREGQSLEEAQLAKKRHIAAKLAIEPGQSVLDIGCGWGGLSLYLADACGAKVTGITLASEQLVIARERAQRTGLSDRVSFELVDYRNIASRFDRIVSVGMFEHVGQPHYDEFFKRVAEALTDDGVALLHTIGNTGEPVPTNAWVVKNIFPGGYVPSLSEIVPAIERAGLMISDVEILRIHYAETLRHWRERFLSRRDEAKAIMDERFCRMWEFYLAISEASFRLGITVIFQIQLVKKVNALPLTRDYIGETEKNLRQGEKALA; translated from the coding sequence ATGGGGGGGCTGCTTCGCAAATTCCTGACCCAGTTCATCAAGTTCGGCGATCTCGAGGTCGAGACCGCGTCAGGGCGGAAATTTCGGGTGGGGGACGGAACGGGGCCTTCGGTCGCCGTGAGCTTTCGCGACGCCGGCGCAGAGCTGCGCCTTCTGCTCGATCCGGAGAGCGCCTTCGGCGACCTCTTCACCGACGGTCGGCTCGTCGTCACGCGCGGCTCAATCTTCGACGCGCTGATGATCGGCACGCGCAACGTCAATGTGGCGCAACCGCCGAAGTGGCTTGTCGCGGTCCAGAGATTTCGCTCGGCGGCGCGGCTCTTCGTGCAGCGCAACACCCCGGCCATCGCCAAGCGGAACGCCGAGAGCCATTACGACATCGACGGCCGGATCTACGATCTCTTCCTCGATGCGGACAAGCAATATTCCTGCGCCTATTTCGAGCGCGAGGGCCAGAGCCTCGAGGAGGCGCAGCTCGCCAAGAAGCGTCACATCGCCGCAAAGCTCGCCATAGAGCCAGGACAAAGCGTGCTCGACATCGGCTGCGGCTGGGGAGGCTTGAGCCTTTATCTTGCCGACGCCTGCGGCGCGAAGGTCACCGGGATCACGCTCGCGAGCGAGCAGCTCGTCATCGCGCGCGAGCGCGCCCAAAGGACCGGCCTCAGCGACCGGGTGAGCTTCGAGCTCGTCGACTATCGGAACATCGCCTCGCGCTTCGACCGGATCGTCTCGGTCGGCATGTTCGAGCATGTCGGCCAGCCGCATTACGACGAGTTCTTCAAGCGTGTCGCCGAGGCGCTCACCGACGACGGCGTGGCGCTCCTGCATACGATCGGCAACACCGGCGAGCCGGTCCCGACCAACGCCTGGGTCGTGAAGAACATCTTCCCCGGCGGCTATGTCCCGAGCCTTTCGGAGATCGTGCCGGCGATTGAACGCGCCGGCCTCATGATCTCGGACGTCGAGATCCTGCGCATCCATTACGCCGAGACGCTGCGCCATTGGCGCGAGCGCTTTCTCAGCCGTCGCGACGAGGCGAAGGCGATCATGGACGAGCGCTTCTGCCGCATGTGGGAGTTTTATCTCGCGATCTCCGAGGCGTCCTTCCGGCTCGGGATCACGGTGATCTTTCAGATTCAGCTCGTGAAGAAAGTGAACGCGCTGCCGCTGACGCGCGATTACATCGGCGAGACCGAGAAGAACTTGCGCCAAGGCGAGAAGGCCTTGGCTTAG
- a CDS encoding acyl carrier protein — protein MTDNPQDRETLVNEIIDVVAAEGMIDRSKVTPDATIESLDLKSVDIVMILTALEEKFNVYIPMDGNLQEAKDVKSLINAIADLIVKEREKS, from the coding sequence TTGACGGATAATCCTCAAGATAGAGAAACACTCGTCAATGAGATCATAGACGTCGTCGCCGCCGAAGGCATGATCGATCGCTCCAAGGTCACGCCGGACGCGACAATCGAAAGCCTCGACCTGAAGTCTGTTGACATTGTGATGATTCTCACGGCGCTCGAGGAAAAGTTCAACGTCTACATCCCCATGGACGGCAATCTGCAGGAAGCTAAGGACGTCAAAAGCCTGATCAATGCGATCGCCGACCTGATCGTCAAGGAAAGGGAGAAATCCTGA
- a CDS encoding beta-ketoacyl-[acyl-carrier-protein] synthase family protein, which yields MTAATSSGERAATQPGEASTRAREFPRVVISGMGAVSAAGLGVEALWRAARDGESQVRELALKRPYDGRIKTAAQVPDFKAAEHVEAAYLPICDPFTAFAIAAADQAMAQAGFGQKDLAGPRTALLLGTGIGGAETIDNGLYTYYRESSRMDPLSIPKLIPSAAPTTLGIRFSVLGPTFSICSACSSATQAIGLGLQMIRFGLVDRAIVGGTEACVINGPMKAWEALRVMTPDRCRPFSKGRNGMTLGEGAAMFILETAESAKARGHRPLCELKGYGTTSDAKDPVRPDLEGVASAIAAALEDAQVAPEEIDYISAHGTATHANDITESEAILKVFGAERGRKVPVSSTKPIHGHALGASGGLELAITINAMRDSVIPPTINFLEPDERCPVDAVPNVAREAKIRTAMSNSFAFGGINAVLVVRTLDDGF from the coding sequence ATGACCGCCGCCACATCGAGCGGCGAGCGCGCGGCGACGCAGCCGGGCGAAGCCTCAACGCGCGCCCGGGAGTTCCCGCGCGTCGTGATCTCCGGCATGGGGGCGGTTTCAGCCGCCGGTCTCGGAGTCGAGGCGCTCTGGCGAGCGGCGCGCGACGGAGAGTCGCAGGTCCGCGAGCTCGCCTTGAAGCGTCCCTATGACGGACGCATCAAGACCGCGGCGCAGGTTCCGGATTTCAAGGCGGCCGAGCATGTCGAGGCGGCCTACCTCCCAATTTGCGATCCCTTCACGGCCTTCGCGATCGCCGCGGCGGACCAGGCGATGGCTCAAGCCGGCTTCGGCCAGAAGGATCTCGCCGGCCCCCGCACCGCGCTCTTGCTCGGCACCGGAATCGGCGGCGCCGAAACCATCGATAATGGGCTCTACACCTATTATCGCGAATCGAGCCGCATGGACCCGTTGTCGATCCCCAAGCTCATCCCGAGCGCGGCGCCGACGACGCTCGGCATTCGCTTTTCGGTGCTCGGTCCGACCTTCTCGATCTGCAGCGCCTGCTCCTCAGCGACTCAGGCCATCGGCCTCGGACTGCAGATGATCCGTTTCGGACTCGTCGACAGGGCGATCGTGGGCGGGACGGAGGCCTGCGTGATCAATGGCCCCATGAAAGCTTGGGAGGCGCTGCGCGTGATGACGCCCGATCGCTGCCGTCCCTTCTCCAAGGGCCGCAACGGCATGACGCTCGGCGAAGGCGCCGCGATGTTCATTCTGGAGACCGCCGAGTCGGCGAAGGCGCGCGGCCACCGCCCGCTCTGCGAGCTGAAAGGATACGGCACGACGAGCGACGCCAAGGACCCCGTGCGCCCCGATCTTGAGGGCGTCGCAAGCGCCATCGCGGCCGCCCTCGAGGACGCTCAGGTCGCACCCGAGGAGATCGATTACATCAGCGCGCATGGCACAGCGACGCACGCCAATGACATCACCGAGTCGGAAGCCATTCTGAAGGTGTTCGGCGCGGAGCGCGGCAGGAAAGTGCCCGTCTCCTCGACGAAGCCCATCCACGGCCACGCGCTCGGCGCGAGCGGCGGGCTGGAGCTCGCGATCACGATCAACGCCATGCGCGACTCTGTCATTCCGCCGACGATCAACTTCCTCGAGCCAGATGAACGCTGCCCCGTCGACGCCGTGCCCAATGTCGCGCGCGAGGCGAAAATCCGCACGGCCATGTCCAACTCTTTCGCTTTCGGCGGCATAAACGCCGTGCTCGTCGTGAGAACGCTGGACGATGGGTTCTGA
- a CDS encoding MaoC family dehydratase, translating to MSEATALPQVGERLPPLEIGPFDAAALARYAEVSGDDNPLHLDEALAQSIGFAAPPVHGMKLLAAFEALLQSWRADLTIVSLGGSFVQPVLRDEKATLTGRVLRVSSQDGVFVRLYAHGPGRAPAVIADATLRPRAAKE from the coding sequence ATGAGCGAGGCGACGGCGCTTCCGCAGGTCGGCGAACGGCTCCCGCCTTTGGAAATCGGTCCTTTCGACGCTGCGGCCCTGGCGCGCTATGCGGAAGTCTCGGGCGACGACAATCCACTGCATCTCGATGAGGCGCTCGCGCAAAGCATCGGCTTCGCCGCGCCTCCCGTGCACGGCATGAAGCTGCTCGCGGCTTTCGAAGCCCTGCTCCAGTCCTGGCGCGCAGATCTGACCATCGTCTCACTGGGGGGAAGCTTTGTGCAGCCGGTGCTGCGGGACGAGAAAGCAACGCTCACCGGCCGCGTGCTGCGGGTCTCGTCTCAAGACGGCGTCTTCGTGCGCTTATACGCGCATGGTCCGGGACGAGCGCCTGCTGTCATCGCGGATGCGACGCTGCGCCCGCGCGCCGCAAAGGAGTGA
- a CDS encoding SDR family NAD(P)-dependent oxidoreductase, with amino-acid sequence MGGKHVLITGASSGIGRALALRYAREGARLELFGRNEARLREAAEACRATGGSAEIHVADVRDREAMRAAVEKALEAGPLDVVVANAGVSAGPGPDQLLEPEESVRAIFSINLFGQLNTIEPAIPSLAARGSGVVALVGSMMGLRAMHFSPTYCASKAALHSYATALRAKLAPHGVDMSLIVPGWVDTPMSQRTTSWKASMITDAEAAEIVYRGLEKRRPIIAFPRYMYWALRIIELLPPRLVDFFVLRFSADVPQTIEKESV; translated from the coding sequence ATGGGCGGGAAACATGTGCTCATCACCGGCGCGTCGAGCGGCATCGGCCGCGCGCTCGCCCTGCGTTACGCCAGGGAGGGGGCGCGGCTGGAGCTATTCGGGCGTAACGAGGCCCGGCTTCGCGAGGCCGCCGAAGCCTGCCGCGCGACCGGCGGCAGCGCCGAGATCCATGTCGCGGACGTGCGCGATCGGGAGGCCATGCGCGCGGCGGTGGAGAAGGCCCTGGAGGCGGGGCCGCTCGACGTCGTCGTCGCCAACGCCGGCGTCTCCGCCGGCCCGGGTCCGGACCAGCTGCTCGAGCCCGAGGAGTCCGTGCGCGCGATTTTCTCGATCAATCTCTTCGGCCAGCTCAACACGATCGAGCCGGCGATTCCGTCGCTCGCCGCGCGCGGCTCGGGCGTCGTCGCGCTCGTGGGCTCGATGATGGGCCTGCGCGCGATGCACTTCTCGCCCACTTATTGCGCGAGCAAGGCGGCTCTGCACAGCTACGCGACGGCGTTGCGCGCCAAGCTTGCGCCGCATGGGGTCGACATGAGCCTGATCGTCCCGGGCTGGGTGGACACGCCGATGTCGCAGCGGACCACATCCTGGAAGGCGAGCATGATCACGGACGCCGAGGCCGCGGAGATCGTCTATCGCGGTCTCGAAAAACGGCGCCCGATCATCGCTTTTCCGCGCTATATGTATTGGGCGCTGCGAATCATCGAGCTGCTGCCGCCGCGCCTCGTCGATTTCTTCGTGCTGCGTTTTTCCGCCGACGTTCCACAGACGATCGAGAAAGAGAGCGTATGA